The Solanum pennellii chromosome 4, SPENNV200 genomic interval GTTCTTTTGAGGACACAAAGCTTCATATAGAACACTTCCGTTTGGGTTGATTAAGGCCTACATTAGTTCTTATACTTACATTAGGTCCAGGGCcactagtttttttttgttgttgtatgtTATTGCAGAGATAAGTGGAGGATTTGGAGAATTCCTAATTTGTCTTTGAATAAAGAAATCGTTTGTATAAAATGGTATATTTATTGTACGGAAAGGATGGTGAGGACTCATATCCTGACTCCAAATATTTGGGATTGAGGCGTactttatattcattataaatCATCATGCAGAAGAGGGGAGATGGTGTTTTGGGTTTTCAGTTGGCTgctcttatttattttatttctttggcGTGCAATCCTATCATCATTTATGTTATACCCTTTTCGACGATTATTTTATTGTTCGCTCCTTGGATGTGTGAGTCTCTAACCTTTCCCTTTatgttttattcaattttttcttttcttttttgaacaAAGAAAAACTGTTTTCGTTTATCTGTCCTTGAataccaattttttttcttttcttaaatgatCATGATTTGCTTCAAATTTTCTCTCACATTTGTTTTAGGTATTCGAACTGATTTTTATGTGATCAAGATAATGAAATCTTTtaacttcatcaaaaaaaaattaatgaaatcttTTAAGAGTTATAATTTAACCTGCATATTTTTGTGTCTTAATTATGCTCTCATAACTCAGGTGAATCAAGAAAGAACAAGTGCTTTTTTTGTGTGATTTTGGAAAAAGATGCAaacttttaatcttttttgCAATCTTGGCCTTCATATGTATGTATAAGGCATACCTGCTGACACTAAGGTAGTAGAATATTGTGTGCAATGTTGTTAATGGTTGGATTCCAAAGCACGGTTGGCATTATGACTGTGAGACTGATTAAGGATATTCAGTGTGCTAAATAATTACTGTAATAACTCTCAGTATACACATACTCGGTCTAGAGCAGTGATCTTAGCTTAATAGTGAACTGTCTTGAGTTTGACTATATATGACTAGTTGGAATACCTTGGCCAATGATTATCCTTTTTTCGAACAAAAAGAAGCTGCGTCATTGGATAGTAGGAGACGGGAAAGCTAGCTGAAGATGCATAGAATGCCCTGTTAGGAAGACCACTTTAAGaaagtattttcaaattaaTGGCACATCTTAGGATATATAGGATCAGGAAGATCTAATTCAAACCCCCTTAGGTAACAGCCTCCACGTTAAACCCCCTTATTACCATTAGCAAGAACTTGTTATAGTTGCGTatcataagttttttttttcttcttgaaacTGAATATGTGTTAGTTGGATATCATAAGTTTATGTTGGAAATGTATAAAGTTGGATTAATTTGGAAACATTGGGCAATTTACTTTATACCTACTATTTCTCGTGATTTTTGGTTtctagttatatttttttagtaaccATGATTGGGGCTCAACTGGTTTGAACATTGTTGGAATGTTGGATGCTATTTGTGCTATTAACGACCTGAacattacttttttttcttcatttgaactagtcatcatatcatatatgcAAAGTTGGTTGATGATATATGTGGTTATAGTTAGACGAAAACTTTTATTTTGCTCAGAGTATCGTGCTGATACTTCTATTTTTGTGATTAAAGCTTGAACAAAATGGTCTGGCATTGGGGTTGAAttaacttttaataatatagaaTCCGAGGTTTAGTTGCTTGGCTGGAAAAATTTGCAAGATCATATCTTAACGctcactcttttttttctccttttttggcATTGACTAGGTCTTGCGATCTATGATACAATGCAGTATATTCGATCTCCAATTAATACCATCTGTCTAGGTCAAGCAGCTTCAATGGGATCCCTTCTCTTAGCTGCTGGCGCAAAGGGTGAGAGACGATCTCTCCCTAATGCTTCAATCATGATTCATCAGCCCTCAGGTGGATATAGCGGGCAGGCTAAGGATTTAACTATCCACACAAAACAGATAGTTCGGGTTTGGGATACTCTGAATGGCTTATATGCAAAACATACTGGACAACCACTTGACATAATTCAGAAGAACATGGATAGGGATTATTTCATGACACCAGAAGAGGCTAAGGAGTTTGGAATAATCGACGAGGTTATAGATGAAAGACCAATGGCTTTAGTAACTGATGCTATTGCAAATGAAACCAAAGAAAAAGGCTCGAGTTAGATCGTTACTCCATCGTTGTCTTTGTTAACGTTACCTTTGCTGGCTAGTTCTCCATTTTTCGATCTACTTGTATTTTGTTTCGATGAGGTGATTTTCTCATTACTTTGATGGAATGATTTTAAGGTATTTTTAGATAGAAAGCATAGCAACTCTAAATGCTTAAAGGTGATGCTCTGAGCTCAGTTGATCCCTTCAGTAACTTTTTTGAGACTATTTTTGGCAATAAGTCTGATAAATCTGAAAAActttcattttttgttgttgtatcaTTTATTCTTCTCTTCTTCGAAGGGAGCGTTGGCGTCGCCAACGTGAAGTATTTGAATGCCACGTAACCTAAAAAGGtgcaaaaaagaaattacaaaagaaataagtTAGGGggtaataaaaccttatttagTTAAGACGTGTTTTTGAATTTCAGTAATTATTTACGAGATACTCGTGTATGACAAGTCATCATCAATTATcataagaatatatttttttggtgaaagAAACATCTATATACAAGAATATTTTACTTGCAATAAGACGTGTCTTTGGATTTCAGTAATAATCTACGAGATACTTGTGTATGACAAGTTATCATTGTCATCATCAATTAtcttaagaatatattttttttgtcgaAAGAAATATCTATATACGAGAATATTTTACTTGCGATAAGACTGATAGAATGACATCTATCAACCTAATAGAATAAATAATAgataatgatttattttttaaatttcaatttggGCTTAAAGTTAAGCTTCTCCGTCTTAAAAccaaaaattaacaatttatctaaacaaaaataaatctaacaaattcatttaatacctttttttctttttatgtacgcctgtatttaaaaaaatgactaaaattttagttgaatgtttttcttttttttttaatttaagcatatacttttatttgaaaaaagaatatCTAACAGTGACAAATAACAGCCACGTGGCGGCTTTCAATTGGTCAAATCTGTTGGATTTACgtaatatacaattttatttttttctcatttagaATACTACTATATagtattaaaacaaataatttttagagAGTAGAGAAAAAGCTCAGTAATCAGCAGCAATGGCGATATTCATTTTCATAGCAGTTTTCATGGTGGTGTTAATTGCAAATTTTGCAAGTAGTGAAGTAGCTGCAAgtagtgttgttgttgttgggtCTAGTAACCCTAAGGAGGAAGGCAATAAATTAGTTATGGTTCAAGAAGAGGAGGATATGGATGGTGGATTTTCTTCTTTAGATGGAATGTTACAATGGGCTATAGGTACTTTACTTTTTTCTCAAATCTCCTTTTTGAACTTTTGATTTTGAGATGTAATTGTGAAAGgttgaattaaatattttgttcctatgtGTCTATGGTAGATAGGAAGGTGTGGAGGATGCAAATTGGGATTATAGGCTTATTTTTgtagttgtttttgttattgtttattGAACTTTGATAATGTCTTTTTAATAAACTGTTTGTCTTGAGCTGAATGTCTATCGGAAACAATAGTTGTAGCTCACTTTTGAGTTAAAGGTAAGGTCTGTTAGAGTGTCCGCGTACGCTCTACCCGACTAAATTATCCTAGGATACCAAGATTTGGACTTCATGGCGTTGTTTGGTTCGTAGACAAATTTATCCTAGGATACCAAGCTTTGAACTTTGTGGGGTTGTTTGATTCGTGAAGTAAGTTATCCCGTGATACCAAGTTGGATGGTATAAGGTGGGATATCCGGTACTTATGTTGGTGGAAGGTAGAAAGGGAGcaaagatttgaactttatgGGGTTGTTTGGTTTGTGTACTAAGTTATCCTAGGATACCAAGATTTGAACTTTATGGGGTTGTTTTGTTTGTGCACTAAGTTTATTATACAATTATGTTTACCCATGTGTAATGATTTGGTTTTGTTCTAATACATAAACAGGGCATTCGGATCCTGGAGTACTAAAAGAAAGGTCAGAAGTCGCTCAACGCATGTCTCCGGAGGAACTAAACAAACGCCAAACTGAATTGAAGGTACGGTTAACGAGCTTGTGATTCTTCCGTTGTGTCTTCATGTTTTTGATAACACCCCCAACTTGCACTAGCCACTAGCATAGGTACATGATAAATCTGTCCACCAAGGCTTACACAAGATGAAAAGAACCAATACCCTTTCTTGCCTAACATCTACATGTATAAAGTATTGAAAAATATTAGGGAAACTTGAGAAATGAAGTATTGAAGGTAGAGTGTATTGCTGCAAACAGATGTAGGTAGGATTTGGCGAAATGAGAGTGTAACTTGAtagaaaaatgaatgaatgaagctttCAAGTAAAGTTGGTTGGAGCTGAAGAAGCAGAATTTGCCTCATCTTATCGTTATGCCTCAATTTTTGAGCTAATATTTTAGTATTCAACTTCCCTCTGTTGAACATTTTCAACTTCTTAATCTTCAACTTCATTCTGTGGAACATAACACGAATGTGCAACTCTAGAAAGCTTGCATGTCCAGCTCCTACAAGATTCACGAGATCACTGTTAGCCTTCTCCTAGTGTAAGAAGGAAATAGTTCCTGGAAGATAAAATAGAAACTTTATTATGAATACATATCTTAAAACTTGGCCTTTGACTAGGCTGATCTCAATAGTCCTTGCATGAAACACGTGCGTATGAACATGTCTCTAAAGTAGGAAATTGAGAGGGCTTCGGATGAAGCTTTTGGTACTTGCTAAATTGTAAAGAATTAGAAGAAGATGAATTCAAAATTGTAGATGCTAGTGGAGTGTGTATACGGTTATTTTGGTGAAtctctttgattttcttcttctatgtAAAATGTCCATTGTACTGTTCATGATCCATGTCAGCCTATGATCACTCAATTTTATTTGTCGTTGATACATCACATAAGAAGCCACCCAATGCTGACCACCATTTATTTAAATGTTGAAACAATTCCATTACGATGTAAGAAAATGCTTATACATGTAGGGAAAATCCAAGCTCATAGAGTTATATTTAGAACCCAATTAAGGGACTCTAGCATCTAATTTAAGCACGGTTTCTCCTACTATTTGCTTGATTTCTTCTTGCATTGCCAATTTGCATTGGGATAAAGGAGGGGAGATTTTGTCAAGTAGTATGAGAAATTATCTTGTTTCTTCTCTGATTCCATCAGTTCTAACTACAACCACGTTTTGGTCTTTAGAATAGAAACTAAAGTAAAATGTAGTTTTGTGCTACTTGTTTGTCTCTAAATTCTACTATGGTTGATATAGTTGACGAAgaatccaatttttttttcagacCAATATTTCTGTCTATCTTCCTTGCTTCTTTGTAGTTTAGTGGTAGTTTTAGGAGTGGGCACTGATAGGACATAAGTGAGGACATCTCGTCTGTACCTGTGTATCctttttgtttcactttttaACTTGCTTTACATATTC includes:
- the LOC107015721 gene encoding ATP-dependent Clp protease proteolytic subunit 2, mitochondrial, whose translation is MRTQIVHKLWNRRINGTPLNSKRFYGLIPMVIEHTSRGERAYDIFSRLLKERIICINGAIDDATSHVVVAQLLFLESENPSKPIHMYLNSPGGAVTAGLAIYDTMQYIRSPINTICLGQAASMGSLLLAAGAKGERRSLPNASIMIHQPSGGYSGQAKDLTIHTKQIVRVWDTLNGLYAKHTGQPLDIIQKNMDRDYFMTPEEAKEFGIIDEVIDERPMALVTDAIANETKEKGSS